Proteins encoded in a region of the Ziziphus jujuba cultivar Dongzao chromosome 3, ASM3175591v1 genome:
- the LOC107422179 gene encoding putative disease resistance RPP13-like protein 3 produces the protein MADLIITPVIENSIKLLQYEINLLSGVKDQVSTLQYDLRIMNAFLKDSAGKDNKRYLVKEVIDQTNEIGLEAEDIIDTYIAIAIKKRRMNRMAKLYHGFRKPKTLHHLANKTTRVKDLIRSINENKSAYGITEVESSSFDAAAAQLVRRKRINVEEDNVVGFDNQTNHLVNRLTHPQTSQLDVICIYGMGGLGKTTLARKIYNNTSVKSAFECRAWVYVSQDYNIRNIFLDILKCVMPKEAKEMSLEDPLKTSVEDLQAKIRQYLSEKRYFIVMDDVWNPEVWEEVRKAFPDDNNRSRILLTSREKQAASAASSTLPFELKPLDEDRSWDLLCKKVFRGEPCPTDMVVGGRKLAESCKGLPLSIVVLAGILVNKERSAQVWSDILDAKVNSFLMEDGIPCLDILALSVKQLPYKLKTCFLYLGVFPEDFEISTRDLIQLWIAEGFIEQIGNRKVEAVAEDYLEELIDRSLIQTASMTSDGRVRTCRIHDLLRDFCLKQSVTENFYEVHSQDKLSSRSKRARRLSIHHNELSEYISTTDAYDQTTSSSSSSLSSARSLLFFSQAKSLIIQEEDWVCVCQRFKFIRVLLLFDARLSSESSIPKQIEELIYLKYLGIKFKKRYSESENRLNPIRIPDSICNLQFLETIDIRACVLWPKNIWRMKQLRRLYARPMKFPDSPSHQKAEFCNLQVLSNLLVDPQTANYIKESKFPNLSQLGLYYDGDPKEDNMNVSVMTEILISTSKFKHLRRLLLHGFPKSEPSFKTFPSTINKLTLYMSFVDYNLVKILKRLPSLNVLKIDSLEVGSFKRLYVCAGDFPQLQVLRMESFNLETWEMESNAMPKLQRLVLSCPYGLKALPDELWRMRELKHVELLDPSDELTKSLNNSTFFGSHGQLNQSGKHSPSFFMTNGCHVLIDSLY, from the coding sequence atggCCGACTTAATAATCACTCCAGTCATTGAGAACTCAATCAAACTGCTCCAATATGAGATAAATTTGCTTAGTGGAGTGAAAGATCAAGTCAGCACACTGCAATATGATCTTAGAATCATGAATGCCTTCCTCAAAGATTCCGCTGGTAAAGATAATAAGCGTTACCTTGTGAAGGAAGTAATCGACCAAACCAATGAAATCGGTCTGGAGGCAGAGGATATTATTGACACATACATAGCTATAGCCATAAAGAAACGCAGGATGAACCGAATGGCGAAATTATATCATGGATTTCGCAAACCGAAGACGCTTCATCACCTTGCGAACAAAACAACAAGAGTCAAAGATTTAATACGAagtattaatgaaaataaatcagCATATGGCATCACAGAAGTCGAATCCAGCAGTTTCGATGCAGCGGCAGCACAGTTGGTTCGCAGGAAGAGGATAAACGTCGAGGAAGACAACGTCGTAGGCTTCGATAACCAAACAAATCATTTGGTAAATCGGCTTACTCACCCACAAACCTCGCAGCTTGATGTTATTTGTATCTACGGCATGGGTGGTTTAGGAAAGACCACACTTGCCAGAAAGATCTATAACAACACTAGTGTGAAAAGTGCCTTTGAATGTCGTGCTTGGGTTTATGTATCTCAAGATTACAATATCAGGAACATCTTTCTTGACATTTTGAAGTGTGTTATGCCAAAAGAAGCAAAGGAAATGTCTCTTGAAGATCCACTTAAAACGTCGGTTGAAGATCTTCAGGCGAAAATTCGCCAATACTTGAGCGAAAAGAGGTACTTTATTGTTATGGATGATGTATGGAATCCTGAAGTATGGGAAGAAGTAAGGAAAGCTTTTCCCGATGATAACAACAGAAGTAGAATCTTACTCACCAGTCGGGAAAAACAAGCTGCTTCAGCTGCTAGCTCAACTTTGCCTTTTGAGTTAAAACCTCTCGATGAGGATCGAAGTTGGGATCTCCTATGCAAGAAGGTGTTTCGAGGTGAACCATGTCCAACGGATATGGTGGTTGGTGGGAGGAAACTAGCAGAAAGTTGCAAGGGATTACCACTTTCTATTGTCGTTTTAGCAGGTATTCTAGTAAACAAAGAGAGATCAGCTCAAGTATGGTCTGATATTCTTGATGCTAAAGTCAATTCGTTCCTCATGGAGGATGGAATACCATGCTTAGATATTCTGGCCCTCAGTGTCAAACAATTGCCATATAAGTTGAAAACATGCTTTCTATATCTTGGAGTCTTTCCGGAAGACTTTGAGATTTCGACGAGGGATTTAATCCAGTTATGGATAGCTGAGGGATTCATAGAGCAAATCGGTAATAGAAAGGTGGAAGCTGTTGCAGAAGACTACTTGGAGGAGCTCATCGACCGAAGTTTGATCCAAACGGCGAGCATGACCAGCGATGGACGTGTAAGAACGTGTCGAATCCATGACCTCCTGCGAGACTTTTGTCTGAAACAGAGTGTGACAGAGAACTTTTATGAGGTTCATTCACAAGATAAACTCTCATCTAGAAGCAAGCGTGCCCGAAGACTCTCCATCCACCATAATGAACTTTCGGAATACATCTCCACCACCGATGCTTATGATCAGactacatcatcatcatcatcatcattatcatctgcTCGTTCGCTTCTGTTCTTCAGCCAAGCGAAAAGCTTGATTATTCAAGAAGAGGACTGGGTATGTGTTTGTCAACGCTTCAAGTTTATTCGAGTGTTGTTGCTTTTCGACGCAAGATTATCTTCGGAATCATCAATTCCCAAGCAAATAGAAGAGCTTATCTATCTGAAATATCTTGGGATTAAATTCAAGAAAAGGTATTCAGAATCCGAAAATAGATTAAATCCAATTCGGATTCCGGATTCCATATGCAACCTTCAGTTCCTAGAAACAATCGACATAAGAGCTTGCGTGTTATGGCCGAAGAATATATGGAGAATGAAACAATTAAGACGTCTATATGCTCGTCCAATGAAGTTTCCAGATAGTCCTTCCCACCAGAAGGCTGAATTTTGCAACCTCCAAGTCCTTTCTAATCTACTTGTTGATCCGCAAACTGCAAATTACATAAAAGAGTCCAAATTCCCGAATCTATCACAGCTGGGATTGTACTATGATGGTGATCCGAAGGAAGATAACATGAATGTATCTGTGATGACGGAGATACTAATAAGCACGTCGAAATTCAAACACCTGAGAAGATTGCTGCTTCATGGCTTTCCCAAATCCGAGCCTAGTTTCAAGACTTTCCCATCAACAATCAACAAGCTAACCCTGTATATGTCATTCGTGGATTACAATCTCGTCAAAATCCTCAAAAGGCTTCCGAGCCTAAATGTCCTGAAAATAGACAGTCTGGAAGTCGGAAGCTTTAAAAGGCTGTATGTTTGTGCAGGTGACTTCCCTCAACTCCAAGTTCTCCGGATGGAAAGTTTTAATTTGGAAACGTGGGAAATGGAGAGCAATGCAATGCCAAAGCTTCAACGTTTGGTCCTCAGCTGCCCCTATGGGTTGAAAGCTCTACCAGACGAGCTATGGAGGATGAGAGAGCTGAAACATGTAGAGCTTCTAGACCCCTCAGATGAGTTAACCAAGTCTTTAAATAATTCGACTTTCTTTGGAAGCCATGGACAGCTTAATCAGTCCGGGAAGCACTCTCCATCTTTCTTTATGACCAACGGATGCCATGTCTTAATTGActctttatattaa